The Streptomyces sp. NBC_01197 genome window below encodes:
- a CDS encoding CDP-alcohol phosphatidyltransferase family protein → MEVQETRVQTDRVLTIPNILSMARLIGVPVFLWLILRPEFGGPKSDGWALLVLMLSGVSDYLDGKLARRWNQISKLGRLLDPAADRLFILSTLVGLTWREILPIWLTAALLARELMLLVMVGILRRHGYPPPQVNFLGKAATFNLMYAFPLLLLSDGSGWLSTLASILGWAFAGWGTTLYWWAGILYVVQVRRLVKADVVAD, encoded by the coding sequence GTGGAGGTCCAGGAGACCCGTGTTCAGACGGACCGGGTACTCACCATCCCCAACATCCTCAGCATGGCCCGCCTCATCGGTGTGCCCGTTTTCCTGTGGCTGATTCTCCGCCCCGAGTTCGGCGGGCCCAAGAGCGATGGCTGGGCATTGCTGGTACTCATGCTCAGTGGTGTGAGCGATTATCTCGACGGCAAGCTGGCCCGCCGCTGGAACCAGATCAGCAAGCTGGGACGGCTGCTCGACCCTGCCGCGGACCGTCTCTTCATTCTCTCCACCCTGGTTGGTCTGACCTGGCGGGAGATCCTGCCGATTTGGTTGACCGCGGCACTATTGGCCCGTGAGCTGATGCTTCTGGTCATGGTAGGAATCCTGCGCAGGCACGGCTATCCGCCGCCCCAGGTGAACTTTCTGGGCAAGGCAGCTACCTTCAACTTGATGTACGCGTTCCCGTTGCTCCTGCTCAGCGACGGCAGCGGCTGGCTGAGCACCCTGGCGTCGATTCTCGGATGGGCGTTCGCAGGGTGGGGTACAACGCTCTACTGGTGGGCAGGAATCCTGTATGTAGTACAAGTCCGCCGACTTGTGAAGGCGGATGTAGTAGCCGACTGA
- a CDS encoding mannose-1-phosphate guanyltransferase, with amino-acid sequence MKAVVMAGGEGTRLRPMTSSMPKPLLPVVNRPIMEHVLRLLKRHGLSETVVTVQFLASLVKNYFGDGEELGMELTYANEEKPLGTAGSVKNAEEALKDDTFLVISGDALTDFDLTDLINFHKEKGALVTVCLTRVPNPLEFGITIVDEEGKVERFLEKPTWGQVFSDTVNTGIYVMEPEVFDYVEADVSVDWSGDVFPQLMKEGKRVYGYVAEGYWEDVGTHESYVKAQADVLEGKVDVDIDGFEISPGVWVSEGAEVHPDAVLRGPLYIGDYAKVEEGVEIREHTVVGSNVVVKTGAFLHRAVIHDNVYIGQQSNLRGCVIGKNTDIMRAARIEDGAVIGDECLVGEESIIQGNVRVYPFKTIEAGAFVNTSVIWESRGQAHLFGARGVSGILNVEITPELAVRLAGAYATTLKKGSTVTTARDHSRGARALKRAVISALQASAIDVRDLENAPLPVARQQTARGSAGGIMIRTSPGVPDSVDIMFFDESGADLSQGRQRKLDRVYARQEYRRAFPGEIGDLHFPASVFDSYTGALLRNVDTKGIADAGLKVVVDASNGSAGLVLPSLLGRLGVDALVINPGLDESRPTETADTRRAGLVRLGEIVASARAAFGVRFDPVGERVSLVDERGRIIEDDRALLVMLDLIAAERRSGRVALPVTTTRIAEQVAAYHGTQVEWTTTSPDDLTRVGREDSTIFGGDGRGGFIIPESSSVFDGTAAFVRLIGLVSRTQLTLSQIDARIPRAHVLRRDLATPWAVKGLVMRRVVEAAGDRSVDTTDGVRVVEPDGRWVMVLPAPAEAVTHLWAEGPDDASAQALLDEWSSIVDSAGQ; translated from the coding sequence ATGAAGGCCGTCGTGATGGCTGGTGGCGAAGGCACACGTCTTCGCCCTATGACCTCAAGTATGCCCAAGCCGCTCCTGCCGGTGGTCAACCGACCGATCATGGAACATGTGCTGCGGCTGTTGAAGCGGCATGGGCTCAGTGAAACGGTCGTCACCGTGCAGTTCCTCGCATCCCTGGTCAAGAACTACTTCGGCGACGGTGAAGAGCTCGGTATGGAGCTCACATACGCGAACGAGGAGAAGCCGCTCGGCACAGCGGGGAGCGTCAAGAATGCGGAGGAGGCGCTCAAGGACGACACCTTTCTGGTGATCTCCGGGGACGCGCTCACCGATTTCGACCTGACGGATCTGATTAATTTCCATAAAGAGAAGGGCGCACTCGTCACGGTGTGCCTGACCCGGGTGCCGAATCCGCTGGAGTTCGGCATCACCATCGTGGACGAGGAAGGAAAGGTCGAGCGCTTCCTGGAGAAGCCGACCTGGGGCCAGGTCTTCTCGGACACCGTGAACACGGGCATCTACGTGATGGAACCCGAGGTATTCGACTACGTCGAGGCAGACGTGTCGGTCGACTGGTCCGGTGATGTCTTCCCCCAGCTGATGAAGGAGGGGAAGCGGGTCTACGGCTATGTCGCCGAGGGCTACTGGGAGGATGTCGGCACTCACGAGAGCTATGTGAAGGCTCAGGCGGACGTCCTCGAAGGCAAAGTCGACGTGGACATCGACGGCTTCGAGATCTCTCCGGGTGTATGGGTCTCCGAAGGCGCCGAAGTGCATCCCGATGCCGTACTCCGCGGCCCGCTCTACATCGGCGACTACGCCAAAGTGGAAGAGGGCGTGGAGATACGGGAGCACACCGTCGTCGGCTCCAATGTGGTCGTCAAGACGGGCGCTTTCCTGCACAGGGCTGTCATTCACGACAACGTGTACATCGGCCAGCAGTCCAACCTGCGTGGCTGCGTGATCGGAAAGAACACCGACATCATGCGTGCGGCCCGCATCGAGGACGGCGCCGTCATCGGTGATGAGTGCCTCGTCGGTGAGGAATCCATCATCCAGGGCAATGTGCGGGTGTATCCGTTCAAGACCATTGAGGCCGGTGCCTTCGTCAACACATCGGTGATCTGGGAATCCCGGGGCCAGGCACATCTCTTCGGCGCTCGCGGAGTCTCCGGGATCCTCAATGTCGAAATCACCCCGGAACTGGCCGTACGGCTGGCCGGTGCGTACGCCACCACGCTCAAGAAGGGCTCCACGGTCACCACCGCACGTGACCACTCGCGTGGTGCGCGTGCCCTCAAACGGGCAGTGATCTCCGCCCTCCAGGCCAGTGCCATCGATGTACGGGACCTGGAGAACGCACCGCTGCCGGTGGCCAGACAGCAGACAGCCCGCGGCAGTGCGGGCGGCATCATGATCCGGACCTCGCCCGGTGTGCCCGACTCCGTGGACATCATGTTCTTCGACGAGAGCGGAGCAGACCTCTCGCAGGGCCGGCAGCGCAAGCTGGACCGGGTGTACGCCCGCCAGGAGTACCGCCGCGCCTTCCCCGGTGAGATCGGGGACCTGCACTTCCCGGCGAGCGTCTTCGACTCGTACACCGGCGCCCTGCTCCGCAACGTGGACACCAAGGGGATCGCGGACGCCGGGCTCAAGGTAGTGGTCGATGCGTCCAACGGCAGCGCCGGGCTCGTCCTGCCCAGCCTCCTCGGACGGCTCGGTGTCGACGCGCTCGTCATCAACCCGGGACTCGACGAGTCGAGGCCCACGGAGACCGCAGACACGCGCCGGGCCGGGCTCGTCAGGCTCGGCGAGATCGTGGCCTCGGCACGGGCCGCCTTCGGAGTGCGGTTCGACCCGGTGGGCGAGCGCGTCTCCCTCGTGGACGAGCGCGGCCGGATCATCGAGGACGACCGGGCTCTGCTGGTGATGCTGGACCTGATCGCGGCCGAGCGGCGCAGCGGACGCGTCGCGCTGCCGGTCACGACCACGAGGATCGCCGAGCAGGTCGCCGCGTACCACGGGACCCAGGTGGAGTGGACGACTACATCGCCCGACGACCTGACCCGGGTCGGCCGCGAGGACTCCACCATTTTCGGCGGTGACGGGCGCGGTGGATTCATCATCCCCGAGTCCAGCAGTGTCTTCGACGGCACCGCCGCCTTCGTCCGGCTGATCGGCCTGGTCTCCCGTACACAGTTGACGCTCAGTCAGATCGATGCCCGGATTCCGCGCGCCCATGTGCTCCGTCGTGACCTGGCGACCCCCTGGGCCGTCAAGGGTCTGGTTATGCGCCGGGTGGTGGAGGCGGCCGGCGACCGGTCCGTGGACACCACGGACGGGGTCCGGGTCGTCGAACCCGACGGCCGGTGGGTGATGGTGCTGCCGGCCCCGGCCGAAGCCGTCACTCATCTGTGGGCGGAAGGACCGGACGACGCGTCCGCGCAGGCGCTGCTCGACGAGTGGTCGTCGATCGTGGACAGCGCAGGTCAGTGA
- a CDS encoding DUF881 domain-containing protein has product MPKQPPVRSAASPPPRPDASMSLLNNVMDHSLDDGYAEATARRRAEGSVGVPRPLRAKLGLAAGLVLAAVVVTVGAAQARVTAPVVAKERQELIDRIDSETSSADAEQKKVDGLRDSVGEQQRKALQKHGGDQGGLVALLSGATAVHGPGVKLVIDDAKDSSQSDGGGPRESPGFSDTGRVRDRDMQQFVNALWQSGAEAIAINGQRLTALSAIRAAGDAILVDNRPLVPPYTVLAVGDGKHLLSEFDDSVGGQYLKVLKDSYSIRTSSSDQADVRLPAAASLIVRTAKPKAAGTDQGAADTGKGTS; this is encoded by the coding sequence ATGCCGAAGCAGCCCCCCGTTCGGAGCGCAGCCTCCCCGCCGCCGCGCCCCGATGCGTCGATGTCGCTGCTCAACAACGTGATGGATCACAGCCTCGACGACGGCTACGCCGAGGCGACCGCCCGGCGGCGGGCCGAGGGCAGCGTGGGGGTGCCGCGTCCACTGCGGGCCAAGCTCGGTCTTGCCGCGGGGCTGGTACTTGCCGCGGTCGTGGTCACCGTGGGCGCCGCTCAGGCCAGAGTGACGGCGCCGGTGGTCGCGAAGGAGCGCCAGGAGCTCATCGACCGTATCGACTCGGAGACTTCGTCCGCCGACGCGGAACAGAAGAAGGTCGACGGGCTGCGCGACTCGGTGGGTGAGCAGCAGCGCAAGGCGCTCCAGAAGCACGGGGGCGACCAGGGCGGTCTTGTGGCCCTGCTGTCCGGCGCGACAGCGGTGCACGGTCCCGGCGTGAAGCTGGTCATCGACGACGCCAAGGACAGTTCTCAGAGCGACGGCGGCGGTCCGCGCGAGAGCCCCGGATTCTCCGACACGGGGCGGGTGCGGGACCGTGACATGCAGCAGTTCGTCAACGCTCTCTGGCAGTCGGGCGCCGAGGCGATCGCCATCAACGGACAGCGTCTGACCGCTCTGTCGGCGATCCGCGCCGCCGGTGACGCCATACTGGTCGACAACAGGCCGCTGGTACCGCCGTACACGGTGCTGGCGGTGGGGGACGGGAAGCACTTGCTCAGCGAATTCGACGACAGTGTCGGCGGGCAGTACCTGAAGGTTCTGAAGGACAGCTATTCCATCCGCACCAGCAGTTCCGACCAGGCCGACGTGCGCCTTCCTGCGGCCGCGAGCCTGATCGTACGTACAGCAAAGCCGAAGGCCGCCGGCACCGACCAAGGCGCGGCCGACACAGGGAAGGGCACATCGTGA
- a CDS encoding small basic family protein — MIAVLGLVVGVVVGLLVRPEVPAMVEPYLPIAVVAALDAVFGGLRAMLDGIFVDKVFVVSFLSNVVVAALIVFLGDKLGVGAQLSTGVVVVFGIRIFSNAAAIRRHVFRA, encoded by the coding sequence GTGATCGCCGTACTGGGCCTCGTCGTGGGAGTCGTGGTCGGACTGTTGGTCCGGCCCGAAGTGCCGGCGATGGTCGAGCCCTACCTCCCCATCGCCGTCGTGGCCGCTCTCGACGCGGTCTTCGGCGGTCTGCGGGCCATGCTCGACGGAATCTTCGTGGACAAGGTCTTCGTCGTGTCCTTCCTGTCCAACGTCGTGGTGGCCGCGCTGATCGTGTTCCTCGGCGACAAACTGGGCGTCGGCGCGCAGTTGTCCACCGGTGTTGTGGTCGTGTTCGGCATCCGCATCTTCTCGAACGCCGCGGCCATTCGCAGGCATGTGTTCCGGGCGTGA
- a CDS encoding DUF881 domain-containing protein — translation MSDDENPPDPRNPDNSQDPGSPPDPDGGPRSPQGSPPDAGGRPGRFPGALPEEKPAQTPPGDATGATPAVQSRQAGRQRLIAALWPPRVTRAQLVVALLLFVLGLGLAIQVRSNSDNSPLRGARQEDLVRILDELDNRTQRLDDEKQRLQSQRSELESSSDQAEEARKQTNEKARQLGILAGTVAAQGPGITLLVNDPHKTVQADMLLDTVQELRAAGAEAIQVNGVRVVGDTYFSDVGGGIQVDTEKISAPYTFKVIGKPADLEPALNIPGGVVQTLEKEQATATVTPAQKIVVDALRPAKRPDYARSSSQ, via the coding sequence ATGAGCGACGACGAGAACCCGCCCGACCCGCGGAACCCGGATAATTCGCAGGACCCGGGCAGCCCGCCTGATCCGGATGGTGGTCCGCGGAGCCCGCAGGGGTCACCGCCCGACGCCGGTGGCAGGCCCGGGCGTTTCCCCGGCGCGCTGCCCGAGGAGAAGCCCGCGCAGACGCCGCCGGGAGATGCCACGGGGGCGACGCCTGCGGTGCAGTCGAGGCAGGCCGGCCGGCAGCGGCTGATCGCAGCCCTCTGGCCGCCCCGGGTCACCAGGGCGCAACTCGTCGTCGCCCTGCTGCTGTTCGTACTGGGTCTGGGACTTGCCATCCAGGTCCGCTCCAACAGCGACAACAGCCCGCTGCGCGGGGCACGCCAGGAGGACCTGGTGCGGATCCTCGACGAGCTCGACAATCGCACCCAGCGCCTGGACGACGAGAAGCAGCGTCTGCAGAGCCAGCGCAGCGAGTTGGAGAGCAGTTCGGACCAGGCCGAGGAGGCGCGTAAGCAGACGAACGAGAAAGCGCGTCAGCTCGGCATCCTGGCCGGCACGGTCGCCGCCCAGGGCCCCGGTATCACCCTGCTCGTCAACGACCCTCACAAGACGGTCCAGGCGGACATGCTGCTCGACACGGTCCAGGAGCTGCGGGCGGCCGGCGCCGAGGCGATTCAGGTCAACGGCGTCCGGGTCGTGGGTGACACCTACTTCTCCGACGTGGGCGGCGGGATCCAGGTGGACACGGAGAAGATCAGCGCGCCGTACACCTTCAAGGTCATCGGGAAACCGGCCGACTTGGAGCCCGCGCTGAATATTCCGGGCGGAGTGGTGCAGACTCTGGAGAAGGAGCAGGCCACAGCCACTGTGACGCCTGCACAGAAGATCGTTGTGGACGCCTTGCGACCGGCGAAGCGGCCTGACTACGCTCGGTCCTCCTCACAGTGA
- a CDS encoding FHA domain-containing protein, with protein sequence MPHGRVCFGQGESPVKLFGKLFGKSAREDSARHRAPRHVEGEDQGGDRPLFRDEVGRPGRDISGDQGASSVDPAGQGRIGFGEASPSSTGRGLPSDPYATNAHAGQSRQEDASMPVCTRCGHRNAEDSRFCSNCGAPLRAGVPERPSETTSTISISGLEAYEAEVTGQTASPSLSPEAQAAVDALPLGSALLVVRRGPNSGSRFLLDGDLTTAGRHPQSDIFLDDVTVSRRHVEFRRGADGGFTVSDVGSLNGTYVNRERIDAVVLANGDEVQIGKYRLVFYASQRGV encoded by the coding sequence CTGCCCCACGGGCGGGTCTGTTTCGGTCAAGGGGAATCGCCCGTGAAGTTGTTTGGGAAATTGTTCGGCAAGAGCGCACGTGAGGACAGCGCGCGACACCGCGCCCCGCGCCATGTGGAGGGCGAGGACCAGGGTGGCGACCGCCCGCTGTTCCGGGACGAGGTGGGTCGGCCCGGTCGCGACATTTCGGGTGATCAGGGTGCGTCGTCTGTTGACCCTGCGGGTCAGGGCCGCATAGGTTTTGGGGAAGCATCACCCTCAAGTACGGGTCGAGGGTTGCCCTCCGATCCGTACGCAACCAACGCCCACGCAGGGCAGTCGCGGCAGGAGGATGCATCCATGCCGGTTTGCACGAGGTGCGGCCACCGCAATGCCGAGGACAGTCGGTTCTGCTCCAACTGTGGAGCGCCGTTGCGCGCCGGGGTGCCCGAGCGGCCCTCGGAGACCACTTCGACGATCTCCATCTCCGGCCTCGAGGCGTACGAGGCTGAGGTGACAGGGCAGACCGCTTCGCCCTCGCTCTCTCCTGAGGCCCAGGCGGCCGTCGACGCCCTGCCCCTCGGCTCCGCGCTCCTCGTCGTCCGCCGCGGCCCGAACTCGGGGAGCCGCTTCCTGCTGGACGGCGATCTGACCACGGCCGGCCGCCATCCGCAGAGCGACATCTTCCTCGACGACGTCACCGTGTCGAGGCGGCATGTGGAGTTCCGCAGGGGTGCCGACGGCGGTTTCACCGTCTCGGACGTCGGCAGCCTGAACGGCACGTACGTCAACCGTGAGCGTATCGACGCCGTCGTGCTCGCCAATGGTGACGAGGTGCAGATCGGCAAGTACCGGCTGGTCTTCTACGCGAGCCAGCGGGGCGTGTGA
- the ftsR gene encoding transcriptional regulator FtsR, whose amino-acid sequence MRQSSTGGAGDGTATDDDRLVSIGTVLNLLREEFPEVTISKIRFLEAEGLVEPQRTSSGYRKFGTADVERLAQVLRMQRDHYLPLKVIRDHLDALGRGEQIQLPAPGAVREPADGAPDGGAGGPTASRVGREELLAAAGISADDLAEWESYGLLSPLPEGGYDAEAVNVAGLVADLGRFGLEPRHLRAMKAAADRESGLIEQVVAPLRLNRNPQTRADADTTTKDLAALTVRLHAALVQTSLRVRLY is encoded by the coding sequence ATGCGGCAATCATCGACAGGCGGTGCCGGCGACGGCACCGCCACCGACGACGACCGGCTTGTCAGTATCGGCACGGTCCTGAATCTGCTCCGGGAAGAGTTTCCCGAAGTCACGATCTCCAAGATCCGCTTTCTGGAGGCCGAAGGGCTGGTCGAGCCGCAGCGTACGTCGTCCGGGTACCGGAAGTTCGGTACCGCGGACGTCGAGCGGCTGGCTCAGGTCCTGCGGATGCAGCGCGACCACTATCTGCCGCTGAAGGTCATCCGGGACCACCTCGACGCACTGGGCCGGGGCGAGCAGATCCAGCTGCCCGCCCCCGGTGCCGTCCGCGAGCCCGCGGACGGAGCGCCGGACGGCGGCGCTGGCGGGCCCACGGCGTCCCGGGTCGGCCGGGAAGAGCTGCTCGCGGCCGCCGGGATCAGCGCTGACGACCTCGCGGAATGGGAGTCGTACGGCCTGCTGTCGCCGCTCCCTGAGGGCGGATACGACGCGGAGGCCGTGAATGTGGCCGGGCTTGTCGCGGACCTGGGCCGATTCGGTCTGGAACCGCGGCATCTGCGTGCCATGAAAGCGGCCGCCGACCGTGAGTCCGGGCTGATCGAGCAGGTCGTCGCCCCCCTTCGGCTGAACCGCAATCCGCAGACCAGAGCGGACGCGGATACGACCACGAAGGACCTGGCAGCACTGACCGTGCGGCTTCACGCGGCGCTCGTGCAGACCTCTCTCCGGGTCCGGTTGTACTGA
- a CDS encoding bifunctional nuclease family protein — translation MNELDVVGVRVEMPSNQPIVLLREVGGDRYLPIWIGPGEATAIAFAQQGMAPARPLTHDLFKDVLEAVGQELTEVRITDLRDGVFFAELVFASGVEVSARPSDAIALALRTGTPIYGSDGVLDDAGIAIPDEQEDEVEKFREFLDQISPEDFGTNSQ, via the coding sequence GTGAACGAGCTCGACGTTGTGGGTGTCCGGGTGGAAATGCCCTCCAACCAGCCGATCGTGCTCCTGCGTGAAGTGGGAGGCGACCGGTATCTCCCTATCTGGATCGGCCCTGGTGAGGCGACCGCGATCGCCTTCGCCCAGCAGGGCATGGCTCCAGCAAGGCCGCTGACCCATGACCTCTTCAAGGATGTCCTCGAAGCGGTCGGCCAGGAGCTCACGGAAGTGCGCATCACCGATCTGCGCGACGGGGTCTTCTTCGCGGAGCTGGTCTTCGCGAGCGGGGTCGAGGTGAGTGCGAGGCCTTCCGACGCCATAGCGCTCGCTCTGCGCACCGGGACGCCGATCTACGGCAGTGACGGAGTGCTCGACGATGCGGGAATCGCCATTCCTGACGAGCAGGAGGACGAGGTGGAGAAGTTCCGCGAGTTCCTCGACCAGATTTCTCCGGAGGACTTCGGGACGAACAGCCAGTGA
- a CDS encoding MerR family transcriptional regulator, giving the protein MRSTGEDVAGDLPGLGPGDGVPYPLHGSAAEPTTDTVGYRGPTACAAAGITYRQLDYWARTGLVEPSVRPAQGSGTQRLYSFRDVVVLKIVKRFLDTGVALQNIRTAVHHLRDRGACDLDRMTLMSDGATVYECSSPDEVVGLLQGGQGIFGIAVGVVWRDVESALSQLHGERVDTGETLIGHNPADELARRRNRAV; this is encoded by the coding sequence GTGAGAAGCACCGGCGAAGATGTGGCAGGGGATCTCCCCGGACTGGGTCCGGGGGACGGAGTGCCGTATCCGCTTCACGGCTCAGCGGCCGAACCGACGACCGACACCGTCGGCTACCGGGGGCCGACCGCCTGCGCGGCGGCCGGGATCACTTACCGGCAGCTCGACTACTGGGCGCGCACGGGACTGGTCGAGCCGAGTGTGCGGCCCGCCCAGGGATCGGGCACCCAGCGTCTCTACAGCTTCCGGGACGTGGTCGTCCTCAAGATCGTGAAGCGGTTCCTGGACACCGGTGTGGCCCTCCAGAACATCCGTACGGCGGTCCACCACCTCAGAGACCGCGGGGCCTGCGACCTCGACCGTATGACGCTGATGAGCGACGGCGCGACGGTGTACGAGTGCTCCTCGCCCGACGAGGTGGTCGGCCTGCTCCAGGGCGGCCAGGGGATCTTCGGAATCGCCGTCGGGGTCGTGTGGCGGGACGTGGAGAGCGCCCTCTCGCAGCTGCACGGCGAACGGGTCGACACCGGCGAGACCCTGATCGGCCACAACCCGGCCGACGAACTGGCCAGGCGCCGCAACCGCGCTGTCTGA
- a CDS encoding DNA polymerase IV — MRAVPTILHLDMDAFFAAAEQAAKPSLRGKPVVVGGLGPRGVVSTASYEARIFGVHSAMPMAQARRLCPNAAYLVPRFGLYREVSGQVMELLRRLSPLVEPLSLDEAFVDLEAGGVADGSRSARRAGEQLRRDILAVTGLSGSVGLAGSKMLAKIGSERAKPDGLVLIEPGTERELLAPLSVRILPGVGPATGEHLRRAGMTTVSHLAEAGEDELVRLLGKAHGAALYRMALGHDDRPVVSDRDAKSVSVEDTFDVDLHDRVRVRAEVVRLAGRCVERLRDAGRSGRTVVLKVRRYDFSTLTRSETLRGPTDDPEVVREAAGRLLEAVDTTGGVRLLGVGVSGLADFTQEDLFAQAATERAATERAATERAAVLELAAEEAVPGPAAPPEPLVDEPPPGTGRRWLAGHDVRHDEYGAGWVQGSGVGRVTVRFEDPYATEPGRVRTFRVDDPALQPSDPLPLVRAAATAPGGPDSPAVGEEADTGERQPGRPGEAAAAGAEPEAQARSSSPASRPKSRSGGGGVGAEIPSP; from the coding sequence GTGAGAGCTGTACCGACCATCCTGCATCTGGACATGGATGCCTTCTTCGCCGCCGCGGAACAGGCGGCGAAGCCGAGCCTGCGCGGGAAGCCGGTGGTGGTCGGCGGGCTGGGGCCGCGCGGAGTGGTGTCGACGGCCTCGTACGAGGCCCGGATCTTCGGGGTGCATTCGGCGATGCCGATGGCGCAGGCCCGTCGGCTCTGTCCGAACGCCGCCTATCTGGTCCCGCGCTTCGGGCTCTACCGCGAGGTGAGCGGCCAGGTCATGGAGCTGCTCCGGCGGCTCTCGCCGCTGGTCGAGCCACTGAGCCTGGACGAGGCCTTCGTCGACCTGGAGGCGGGCGGAGTCGCCGACGGCAGCCGGTCGGCCCGGCGCGCCGGTGAGCAGCTGCGCAGGGACATCCTGGCGGTCACGGGGCTCAGCGGGTCGGTGGGCCTCGCCGGCTCCAAGATGCTGGCGAAGATCGGCTCGGAGCGGGCCAAGCCGGACGGCCTGGTCCTGATAGAACCGGGCACCGAGCGCGAGCTGCTCGCCCCCCTCTCCGTACGAATTCTGCCGGGCGTGGGGCCGGCGACCGGTGAGCATCTGCGCAGGGCCGGGATGACCACCGTGTCCCATCTGGCAGAGGCGGGTGAGGACGAGCTCGTCCGGCTGCTGGGCAAGGCGCACGGCGCAGCGCTGTACCGGATGGCGCTCGGCCACGACGACCGGCCCGTGGTTTCGGACCGGGACGCCAAGTCGGTCTCGGTCGAGGACACCTTCGACGTGGACCTGCACGACCGGGTACGGGTGCGGGCGGAGGTGGTGAGGCTGGCCGGCCGGTGCGTGGAGCGGCTGCGGGACGCCGGACGGTCCGGGCGGACGGTGGTGCTGAAGGTCCGGCGGTACGACTTCTCGACGCTGACCCGTTCCGAGACGCTCCGGGGGCCCACGGACGACCCGGAGGTCGTGCGCGAGGCCGCGGGACGGCTGCTGGAGGCCGTGGACACCACGGGCGGCGTGAGGCTGCTCGGGGTGGGCGTCAGCGGCCTCGCGGACTTCACTCAGGAGGATCTGTTCGCGCAGGCGGCCACGGAGCGGGCGGCCACCGAGCGGGCGGCCACCGAGCGGGCGGCCGTGCTGGAGCTCGCGGCGGAAGAGGCGGTGCCCGGCCCCGCGGCGCCGCCGGAGCCACTCGTGGACGAGCCGCCGCCCGGCACCGGCCGCCGCTGGCTCGCCGGGCACGATGTGCGCCATGACGAGTACGGCGCGGGGTGGGTGCAGGGCAGTGGCGTGGGCCGGGTGACGGTGCGGTTCGAGGATCCGTACGCGACCGAGCCCGGCCGGGTGCGGACCTTCAGGGTCGACGACCCCGCGCTGCAGCCGTCGGATCCGCTGCCGCTGGTCCGGGCTGCCGCGACTGCCCCGGGCGGGCCGGACAGCCCGGCCGTGGGGGAGGAAGCGGACACCGGTGAGAGGCAGCCCGGGCGGCCCGGGGAAGCAGCGGCTGCCGGGGCGGAGCCGGAGGCTCAGGCGCGTTCCTCTTCGCCCGCGAGCCGGCCGAAGTCCCGGTCGGGAGGCGGCGGCGTGGGGGCCGAGATACCGAGCCCGTAG
- a CDS encoding PRC-barrel domain-containing protein produces MQSDIDPRSLIGRKAFDLNGLKIGTVDEVYLDDATGVPEWAAVRTGLFSRDAFVPLKPSELVREALRVPFDRNLIKEAPGFGVGRHLSPEQELQLYHHYGLGISAPTPPPPDRDFGRLAGEEERA; encoded by the coding sequence GTGCAGAGCGACATAGATCCGCGCAGCCTGATCGGCCGCAAGGCGTTCGACCTCAATGGCCTCAAGATAGGCACGGTTGACGAGGTCTACCTCGACGACGCCACCGGGGTGCCCGAGTGGGCCGCGGTACGTACCGGACTGTTCAGCCGGGACGCGTTCGTCCCGCTGAAGCCGAGCGAACTGGTCAGGGAAGCCCTGCGAGTGCCCTTCGACCGCAACCTGATCAAGGAAGCACCGGGCTTCGGCGTCGGCCGCCATCTCTCGCCCGAACAGGAACTCCAGCTCTACCACCACTACGGGCTCGGTATCTCGGCCCCCACGCCGCCGCCTCCCGACCGGGACTTCGGCCGGCTCGCGGGCGAAGAGGAACGCGCCTGA